Proteins encoded by one window of Halobaculum halobium:
- a CDS encoding gamma-glutamylcyclotransferase family protein translates to MDVFVYGTLTEPAHVRELLDSFAYVGAATLSGLRVVEGRYPTLAPPSETVDAGGDADGDAIDGTGPVGADSDTGISVDAAVGGRLLRTDEIAALDAYERVNDGLYTRVSVPLVAPDGTRRGEAAVYVGDPERLDAPASWPGSGPFEARVARTVRDRGVTVRIQPQG, encoded by the coding sequence ATGGACGTCTTCGTGTACGGGACGCTGACCGAACCAGCCCACGTTCGCGAACTGCTCGACTCGTTCGCGTACGTCGGCGCCGCGACCCTCTCGGGACTGCGCGTCGTCGAGGGCCGCTACCCGACGCTCGCGCCGCCGTCGGAGACCGTCGATGCCGGCGGTGACGCCGACGGCGACGCCATCGACGGGACCGGCCCCGTGGGAGCCGACAGCGACACCGGAATCAGCGTCGACGCGGCGGTCGGCGGTCGGCTGCTGCGCACCGACGAGATAGCGGCGCTCGACGCGTACGAACGTGTCAACGACGGCCTGTACACGCGTGTCTCGGTCCCGCTGGTCGCGCCCGACGGCACGCGGCGGGGCGAGGCTGCGGTGTACGTCGGCGATCCCGAGCGACTCGACGCGCCGGCGTCCTGGCCGGGATCGGGCCCCTTCGAGGCGCGCGTCGCGCGCACGGTCCGCGACCGCGGTGTCACGGTTCGGATACAGCCGCAAGGTTGA